The following are encoded together in the Echeneis naucrates chromosome 9, fEcheNa1.1, whole genome shotgun sequence genome:
- the fam222aa gene encoding protein FAM222A has protein sequence MLACLQRRQNPPPQHPVCASKTLEPPQVLGRKCELLVPTHSPRYPTAAELDAYAQKTANSPLSIKIFPTNIRVPQHKHLNRTVNGYDTTGQRYSPYPHLHTGGYQGLLAIVKASASSSSSSTSTFIPSKGVLKNSEGRRTKLSPAHIAVAPYPPPNSSTLASGHGQMVYHTGPSKPPEGPGLSVPPNVTVAGSVIPVAGGRGLALPAQSNLPSIQSIIYQINQHCQAQALQQVCQGAATAPSNSSPSKQGTTVMGVTSSSSGGGYVVGMAPQANMVYTGPGLPAQNAEAMKTGVYTDSMDYILWQKQQQQQQQQQQQAVLRMYSGGSGGGGAISKSPETCGPGVGIMASQVSSSSSRPYHLTASASGGGGLDKVSSSPLNCVGMHGNFSVGQYFAPPWNSVLVTPDSDCYNTQELLGTSTGGPATGHRETGYPHHHHHYHHHHHHNHPAIDSGGGLCCSLPSKSLCNTSVLSSSLQSLEYLINDIHPPCIKEQMLGKGYETVSVPRLLDHQHAHIRLPVYR, from the exons ATGCTGGCCTGTCTGCAGAGGAGGCAAAACCCTCCACCCCAACACCCGGTGTGTGCCAGCAAGACCCTGGAGCCCCCGCAAGTCCTTGGACGGAAAT GTGAGCTTTTGGTGCCCACACATTCCCCACGCTACCCAACTGCAGCAGAACTTGACGCCTACGCTCAGAAGACAGCCAACAGCCCTCTGTCCATCAAGATCTTCCCCACCAACATCAGGGTACCCCAGCACAAGCACCTTAACCGGACTGTGAATGGATATGACACCACAGGGCAGCGCTACAGTCCTTACCCACATCTCCATACCGGGGGCTACCAGGGCCTGCTTGCCATTGTCAAGGCCTCTGcctcatcgtcatcatcatcaacatccaCCTTTATCCCTTCAAAAGGTGTCCTCAAGAACTCTGAAGGCAGACGGACTAAGCTCTCTCCAGCCCACATAGCTGTTGCCCCATACCCGCCCCCTAATAGTAGCACTTTAGCCAGTGGCCATGGCCAAATGGTATACCACACTGGGCCCTCAAAGCCTCCAGAAGGTCCCGGACTTTCAGTTCCCCCAAATGTCACTGTAGCTGGCTCAGTGATTCCTGTAGCAGGGGGCCGAGGCCTGGCCCTGCCTGCACAGTCCAACCTCCCCTCCATCCAGAGCATCATCTACCAGATTAACCAGCATTGCCAGGCCCAGGCTCTGCAGCAGGTGTGTCAAGGGGCTGCCACTGCACCATCAAATTCTAGCCCCTCCAAGCAGGGAACAACTGTCATGGGGGTCACTTCCAGCTCCTCAGGTGGAGGCTACGTGGTAGGAATGGCTCCCCAGGCTAACATGGTGTACACAGGGCCAGGGCTTCCGGCTCAAAATGCAGAGGCAATGAAGACTGGTGTGTACACAGACAGTATGGACTATATTCTTTGgcaaaagcagcaacaacagcaacaacagcagcagcaacaggctGTGCTTCGTATGTACAGTGGAGGTAGTGGAGGAGGGGGCGCCATCAGCAAGTCCCCCGAAACTTGCGGTCCAGGGGTAGGAATTATGGCATCCCAAgtatcctcctcttcctccagaccGTACCATCTGACAGCCAGTGCCAGTGGAGGAGGTGGGCTGGACAAAGTCAGCTCTTCTCCGTTGAACTGTGTGGGTATGCATGGAAATTTCTCAGTGGGTCAGTACTTTGCCCCTCCATGGAACAGTGTGCTGGTGACACCTGACAGTGACTGCTATAACACCCAGGAGCTTTTGGGCACCTCCACAGGAGGGCCGGCCACGGGGCACAGAGAGACGGGATACccccatcaccatcaccactaccaccaccaccatcatcacaaCCACCCTGCTATAGACAGCGGCGGAGGTTTGTGCTGCAGTCTGCCCAGCAAGAGCTTGTGCAACACATCTGTGCTGAGCAGCAGCTTGCAATCTCTGGAGTACCTGATCAACGACATCCACCCACCCTGCATCAAGGAGCAGATGCTTGGCAAAGGCTACGAGACTGTGTCTGTGCCGCGTCTGTTAGACCACCAGCATGCACACATCCGCCTCCCTGTTTACAGATAG